One window of Dehalobacterium formicoaceticum genomic DNA carries:
- a CDS encoding zinc dependent phospholipase C family protein — protein sequence METKSHLLLAKYLLKQLPHFDSALYQKTFIWGCIEPDVNIFTYLKGSLACQRLRGHNYNNTRKYTASLLEKLQGKRSWSLGEFFRLGKLMHYLSDAFTYPHNEHFPGTIWEHCAYEARLHEYFTTYLLSDQKKPLFKDLPGDMGEYIGEAHNQYLRISGDIKNDAKFITQATSRVMAALMHRLPMVCR from the coding sequence ATGGAAACGAAAAGTCATCTTCTTTTAGCTAAATATCTGCTGAAACAGCTCCCCCATTTTGATTCAGCCCTCTATCAAAAAACATTTATTTGGGGTTGTATTGAACCGGATGTCAATATATTTACTTATTTGAAAGGTTCTCTTGCATGTCAAAGGCTCAGAGGGCATAATTATAACAATACACGAAAATACACCGCATCATTACTGGAAAAGCTGCAAGGCAAAAGAAGTTGGAGCCTGGGGGAGTTCTTCCGGCTGGGGAAATTAATGCACTATCTTTCCGATGCCTTCACTTATCCCCATAACGAGCATTTTCCGGGAACTATTTGGGAGCATTGTGCCTACGAAGCGCGGCTTCATGAGTACTTTACAACTTACTTGCTGAGTGACCAAAAGAAACCTTTGTTCAAGGATCTCCCCGGGGATATGGGAGAATATATCGGTGAGGCTCACAATCAGTATCTAAGAATATCCGGAGATATTAAGAACGACGCGAAGTTTATCACTCAGGCAACGAGTCGGGTCATGGCCGCTTTGATGCACAGATTACCGATGGTATGCCGCTAG
- a CDS encoding TrkH family potassium uptake protein, giving the protein MRIKLVFNILGKLLLIIGASMFFPLLWSLYYQEKDALPIFYAMICTLFAGGVLYCSFKSQETVRQRESYAIVTLGWILVSFFGALPYLFSGTLPSLADAYFETMSGFTTTGASVLTDIEAVSHGVLFWRSLTHWLGGMGIMVLFVALLTQLGGGGMQMFKAESPGPVAEKIKPRIKETAKILWGTYVIITAILVVLLLLGGMSLFDALCHAFGTTATGGFSTKNLSAGFYNPYIQWVLTIFMFASGANFALYYLAFSKKINSFRQSEEFKLYLFIVLGAVLVIFLDLMHHQPGGIEETLRASAFQVSSVITTTGMMSTDFNLWPPLSKIILLLVMLIGGCAGSTAGAIKVGRILILFKYTAVELFKLVHPRSVRTVKVDQRIVTSDVLMNTMLFFFLYIVIIGLGTAAMGAIGLGLLEALTSVMTTLGNCGPGLGAVGPVSNFSAVPAAGKWVLSFCMLIGRLEIFTVLVLFFPNIWRKN; this is encoded by the coding sequence ATGCGCATCAAACTAGTATTTAATATTTTAGGCAAGCTGCTGCTGATTATCGGCGCGTCCATGTTTTTTCCCCTTTTATGGTCTTTGTATTATCAGGAAAAAGATGCTCTGCCGATTTTTTATGCCATGATCTGCACCCTCTTTGCCGGGGGAGTTCTTTACTGCTCTTTTAAATCCCAGGAAACCGTGCGCCAGCGGGAAAGCTACGCCATTGTTACCTTGGGGTGGATTCTGGTGTCATTTTTTGGTGCTCTCCCTTATCTGTTTTCCGGCACACTGCCTTCCCTGGCCGATGCTTATTTTGAAACCATGTCCGGATTTACCACCACCGGGGCCAGTGTGCTGACGGATATCGAAGCTGTCTCCCATGGGGTTCTCTTTTGGCGCAGCCTGACCCACTGGCTGGGGGGCATGGGGATTATGGTCTTGTTTGTGGCCCTGCTCACCCAGTTAGGGGGTGGCGGCATGCAGATGTTTAAAGCGGAATCTCCCGGACCGGTGGCGGAGAAAATTAAACCCAGGATCAAAGAAACGGCCAAAATTCTTTGGGGGACTTATGTAATAATTACCGCGATCCTGGTGGTGTTGTTGCTCCTGGGCGGTATGAGCTTGTTTGATGCTCTATGCCATGCCTTTGGTACTACGGCTACCGGTGGCTTTTCTACCAAAAATTTAAGTGCCGGCTTTTATAATCCTTATATTCAGTGGGTGCTGACCATTTTTATGTTCGCTTCCGGGGCAAATTTTGCATTGTATTATCTGGCTTTCTCCAAAAAGATCAATAGCTTCCGGCAGAGCGAAGAGTTTAAGCTTTATCTTTTTATTGTTTTGGGTGCTGTCCTGGTGATTTTTCTTGATCTGATGCACCATCAGCCCGGCGGAATTGAAGAAACTTTGCGGGCATCAGCCTTTCAAGTGTCTTCCGTGATCACCACGACCGGGATGATGAGTACGGACTTTAACCTTTGGCCGCCTTTATCTAAAATTATTTTGCTGCTGGTGATGCTGATCGGCGGCTGTGCCGGATCTACTGCCGGGGCAATAAAAGTAGGGCGGATCCTGATTCTTTTTAAATATACGGCGGTTGAATTGTTTAAACTGGTTCATCCCCGCTCCGTGCGCACTGTGAAGGTTGACCAGCGCATCGTCACCAGTGACGTACTCATGAATACCATGCTCTTTTTCTTTTTGTACATCGTGATTATTGGGCTGGGAACAGCGGCCATGGGCGCTATCGGATTAGGCCTGCTCGAAGCCTTGACCTCAGTGATGACGACCCTGGGCAATTGCGGGCCGGGATTAGGAGCAGTGGGCCCGGTCAGCAATTTTTCCGCTGTACCCGCAGCCGGTAAATGGGTGCTTAGTTTTTGCATGCTCATTGGCCGCTTGGAGATATTTACTGTTTTGGTCCTGTTTTTTCCGAATATTTGGCGTAAGAATTAG
- a CDS encoding Rossmann-like and DUF2520 domain-containing protein, producing MKIGFIGAGKAGKALGLYFKNHGLHISGYYSKTIESARTGADLTGSRAYLNMDDLAAVSEILFITVPDQVLAEIDAHAALLIEQKSIDREKIWFHVSGAHPANILAGIKRAGGSVGSMHPLQSLGDPVSGAQGLEEAWFSLEGTAEALEAGKTILEVTGGHYSLIDGERKPLYHAGASVISNFFVTLLASGMRYFAAVGMKEEDILQAIKPLVEGTWSNIQRQGTVSALTGPIVRGDLNTVHLHMERIQKELPTELDLYKALGLKTVEMIEGKRLTPEQSEKIKMILEDQDHE from the coding sequence TTGAAAATTGGATTTATTGGTGCCGGTAAGGCTGGGAAAGCCTTGGGGCTTTATTTTAAAAACCACGGCTTGCATATTTCCGGCTATTACAGCAAGACGATAGAGTCGGCTCGGACAGGGGCAGACCTCACAGGTTCCCGGGCATATTTGAATATGGATGATTTGGCCGCAGTCAGTGAGATCTTGTTTATTACCGTGCCCGATCAGGTGCTGGCGGAAATTGATGCTCATGCCGCCCTCCTGATCGAGCAAAAATCTATTGATCGGGAAAAAATTTGGTTTCATGTGAGCGGCGCCCACCCGGCGAATATTCTGGCCGGGATCAAAAGGGCAGGGGGCAGTGTGGGCAGCATGCATCCCCTGCAGAGCCTAGGGGATCCTGTCTCCGGTGCCCAGGGGCTGGAAGAGGCCTGGTTTTCTCTGGAGGGAACCGCAGAAGCCCTGGAAGCGGGGAAAACAATCTTAGAAGTGACGGGGGGCCATTACAGCCTGATTGATGGAGAAAGGAAGCCCTTATATCATGCCGGGGCTTCGGTGATCTCTAACTTTTTCGTCACTCTGCTTGCGAGCGGGATGCGATATTTTGCCGCCGTGGGCATGAAAGAGGAGGATATCCTGCAGGCGATCAAGCCTCTCGTGGAAGGTACCTGGTCCAATATACAGCGGCAGGGCACAGTTTCTGCCTTGACCGGACCTATTGTGCGCGGGGATCTGAATACGGTGCACCTTCATATGGAAAGGATACAAAAAGAGCTGCCCACAGAGTTGGATCTCTACAAGGCTTTAGGCCTGAAAACTGTTGAAATGATTGAAGGAAAACGGCTGACCCCGGAACAGTCGGAAAAAATAAAAATGATTTTGGAGGATCAAGATCATGAATGA
- the panB gene encoding 3-methyl-2-oxobutanoate hydroxymethyltransferase has protein sequence MNDKFTTQSFAAAKQKGEKITVLTAYDYSMAQILDGCGIDAILVGDSLGMVVQGKESTMEVTMDEMIYHCKCVARGTKHAMLVGDLPFLTYQINREEAVRNAGRFIQEGKMNSVKLEGGKIIADTVRTIVRAQIPVMGHIGLTPQSVNVFGGFKVQGKEEGAAQALIEDALALEEAGAFAMVLEAVPEDLARIITEKVTIPTIGIGSGRYCDGQVLVVNDILGMYSDLTPKFVKKYANLKNSIVDAVGGYISDVKTEQFPEKQHTFSISDDVLEKLY, from the coding sequence ATGAATGATAAATTTACAACCCAATCCTTTGCCGCCGCAAAACAAAAAGGCGAAAAGATCACCGTGTTAACCGCTTATGATTATTCCATGGCCCAAATCCTGGACGGCTGTGGAATCGATGCCATTCTGGTGGGGGACTCCCTGGGGATGGTGGTGCAGGGCAAAGAATCCACGATGGAGGTCACCATGGATGAAATGATCTACCATTGTAAATGTGTGGCGCGAGGAACAAAGCATGCCATGCTGGTGGGGGATCTGCCTTTTCTCACCTATCAGATCAATAGAGAAGAGGCGGTCAGGAATGCGGGACGCTTCATTCAGGAGGGTAAAATGAACAGTGTTAAGCTGGAAGGGGGCAAAATCATTGCCGATACGGTAAGGACCATCGTCAGGGCGCAAATCCCGGTGATGGGGCATATTGGCCTTACGCCTCAGTCGGTAAATGTTTTTGGCGGCTTCAAGGTGCAGGGCAAGGAAGAGGGAGCTGCCCAGGCCCTGATTGAAGATGCCTTGGCCCTGGAGGAAGCCGGTGCGTTTGCGATGGTGCTGGAAGCCGTACCGGAAGACTTGGCTCGTATCATCACCGAAAAGGTGACTATCCCCACCATTGGCATTGGATCCGGCCGGTACTGCGACGGGCAGGTACTGGTGGTGAACGACATTTTGGGGATGTATTCCGATTTAACACCCAAGTTTGTCAAGAAGTACGCCAATCTGAAGAACTCCATCGTCGATGCCGTGGGCGGATATATCAGCGATGTAAAGACAGAGCAATTTCCCGAAAAACAGCATACCTTCTCCATCAGCGATGATGTCCTGGAGAAGCTCTATTAA
- the panC gene encoding pantoate--beta-alanine ligase, whose amino-acid sequence MSIIKTTADLQDWFQQADRRNKTLGFVPTMGYLHEGHLSLIRAAKDQNDLVAVSIFVNPTQFAPGEDYESYPRDTDRDYQLAMEAGADVVFVPAVEEIYPPGASTEVTVTGGITRKLCGISRPTHFQGVTRVVNILFNIMQPNRAYFGQKDAQQSLIIKKMVRELHLPVEIVVCPIVREADGLAMSSRNVYLTPEERQQAVCLNNALQKAESYFKSDTPDHAVIDKLRSIIKREIESHPLACIDYCEIFDGETLEDIDEILPGKNALAAVAVKFSKARLLDNRVLSI is encoded by the coding sequence ATGAGCATCATTAAAACAACTGCAGATTTACAGGATTGGTTTCAGCAGGCAGACCGCAGAAACAAGACACTGGGTTTTGTGCCCACCATGGGCTACCTCCACGAAGGCCATTTATCCCTGATCAGAGCAGCAAAAGATCAAAATGACCTGGTTGCAGTGAGTATCTTTGTCAATCCTACTCAATTTGCTCCGGGGGAAGATTATGAAAGCTACCCCCGGGACACGGATCGTGATTATCAGTTGGCCATGGAGGCGGGAGCAGATGTGGTTTTCGTGCCCGCTGTAGAAGAGATTTACCCTCCCGGCGCCTCCACGGAAGTAACGGTCACAGGGGGGATCACAAGGAAACTGTGCGGCATCTCTCGGCCCACCCATTTTCAGGGTGTGACCCGGGTGGTGAATATCCTGTTTAATATCATGCAGCCGAACCGGGCTTACTTTGGTCAAAAGGATGCCCAGCAATCCCTGATTATCAAAAAAATGGTGCGGGAGCTTCATCTCCCCGTGGAGATTGTGGTATGTCCCATTGTCCGGGAAGCTGACGGCCTGGCTATGAGCTCCAGAAATGTTTATCTCACCCCGGAGGAGCGGCAGCAGGCTGTATGTCTGAACAATGCCCTGCAAAAGGCAGAGAGTTATTTTAAATCGGACACTCCCGACCACGCCGTGATCGATAAATTGAGGTCAATCATTAAAAGGGAGATCGAAAGTCATCCGCTCGCCTGTATTGACTATTGCGAAATTTTTGATGGTGAAACCCTGGAGGATATCGACGAGATTCTGCCGGGAAAAAATGCTCTTGCGGCTGTGGCCGTGAAGTTCAGCAAAGCGAGACTGCTGGACAACAGAGTGCTGTCAATCTAG
- the panD gene encoding aspartate 1-decarboxylase codes for MYLTMFKSKLHRATVTQAEINYVGSVTVDSDLLKQAGILHGEKVQIVNINNGERFETYTIPGEAGSGIVCINGAAARLVQVGDRVIIIAYAMMNEEEAKAFQPTVLVLDEKNSIVRIKHEEVHGTTE; via the coding sequence ATGTATTTGACCATGTTTAAAAGCAAGCTGCACCGGGCAACGGTTACCCAGGCCGAGATCAATTATGTGGGTAGCGTGACCGTCGATTCCGACCTGCTCAAGCAGGCGGGAATCCTGCACGGAGAAAAGGTGCAAATCGTCAATATCAATAACGGGGAGCGTTTTGAGACCTATACCATCCCAGGGGAGGCAGGGAGCGGAATTGTGTGCATTAATGGTGCCGCGGCCCGGCTGGTGCAAGTAGGGGACCGGGTCATCATTATCGCTTATGCCATGATGAATGAAGAGGAAGCCAAAGCTTTTCAACCCACGGTGCTGGTGCTGGATGAAAAAAACAGCATCGTCCGCATCAAGCATGAAGAAGTCCATGGTACTACGGAATAG
- a CDS encoding tachylectin-related carbohydrate-binding protein, whose amino-acid sequence MPDEDIKLTDGDAELETSVVDTVAAIAAAAPPPYGPAIAVGIKAVAFVAEVIGWMTEETTMQQALQSIQKQINDIQFILERVKNRLNDLTLAIATAENRATINRLMDYNDEAKRISLDLINTPADDVIAAVRLANDAGILIDKFLRNDYDIWKWTDVEARNVVNPQTGYVEKELYPAQGKFKNQPTLPIYQTAVLTWLSARERVVRTNEVGRLDDDKGRIERHLAAVSIRPIFDKYADEESEYITSIPKSIAEHIKWRIHAYVVSSNKYPTDGRCYFYYDVQNWMNGERKRGDFFDKYIGSGNVLCTIDPNSLGAPALELEAEVEAGVDLLHEMSETLAHIAATGSLRKQFIGQFPITEVYPPAVLYVIAQNEELHWYRNDEASRPNGSTDWLGPKVVGTGWGGFTSVFSGGGVAIYGVQPNGDLLWYGHDGYWDGTPRWKGPHKVGWGWDGFKSIFSGGEYVVYGIQPNGDLLWYRHHAAASGGDVTTWTGQIKVGNGWAHFAKVFSGGDGIIYAVREDGVLLRYHHRGYLTGSLDWAPYEQIGTGWNGFQEVVAAANGVFYAFTRDGRVLWYRYGERKIPTAGGAGAGTSAGTGGPTAWSVVTVWEGPVEIKRNLPAFRKVFTLMDAPYQGPR is encoded by the coding sequence ATGCCAGATGAAGATATTAAGCTTACAGACGGCGATGCCGAACTAGAAACTTCTGTCGTGGATACAGTGGCAGCGATCGCGGCCGCTGCCCCGCCGCCCTATGGTCCAGCCATCGCAGTAGGAATTAAAGCAGTGGCTTTCGTTGCAGAGGTTATAGGTTGGATGACGGAAGAAACAACTATGCAGCAAGCATTGCAGTCTATTCAAAAGCAAATCAACGATATTCAATTCATTCTCGAAAGAGTTAAAAACAGGCTGAATGATCTAACCCTAGCGATTGCCACTGCAGAAAACCGGGCTACAATAAACCGATTGATGGACTATAACGACGAAGCAAAGAGAATCAGTCTGGATCTGATCAATACCCCAGCAGACGATGTGATCGCAGCAGTACGCCTTGCCAATGACGCTGGTATTTTAATCGATAAATTCCTTCGGAATGACTATGATATCTGGAAATGGACGGACGTAGAGGCTAGAAACGTTGTTAACCCACAAACTGGGTACGTAGAAAAAGAACTCTATCCAGCGCAAGGAAAATTTAAGAATCAGCCGACGCTGCCCATATACCAGACGGCTGTCCTTACCTGGCTGTCTGCACGTGAAAGGGTCGTGCGGACGAATGAAGTTGGGCGGCTTGACGATGATAAAGGGCGGATTGAACGCCATCTGGCTGCTGTCTCCATTCGTCCTATATTCGACAAATATGCTGACGAAGAGTCTGAATACATTACAAGTATACCGAAATCTATCGCTGAGCACATTAAATGGAGAATTCATGCATACGTTGTTTCCAGCAATAAGTATCCAACGGACGGTAGATGCTATTTTTATTACGATGTTCAAAACTGGATGAATGGTGAACGGAAGCGCGGCGACTTCTTTGATAAGTACATAGGAAGCGGCAACGTTCTGTGCACGATTGATCCTAATAGCCTTGGAGCGCCCGCCCTGGAGCTTGAAGCGGAAGTTGAAGCCGGTGTTGACCTATTGCATGAGATGTCTGAGACGCTTGCCCACATCGCAGCCACAGGATCGCTCCGGAAGCAGTTTATTGGGCAGTTCCCTATCACAGAGGTTTACCCACCAGCAGTTCTCTATGTGATCGCACAAAACGAAGAGCTTCATTGGTACCGCAACGATGAGGCGAGCAGACCGAACGGCTCGACTGATTGGCTGGGTCCCAAAGTGGTCGGTACTGGCTGGGGCGGCTTTACCTCTGTCTTTTCCGGGGGCGGTGTTGCGATTTATGGAGTTCAGCCCAATGGTGACCTGCTTTGGTATGGGCATGATGGCTACTGGGATGGCACACCCCGCTGGAAAGGACCGCACAAGGTTGGCTGGGGCTGGGATGGCTTCAAGTCAATCTTTTCAGGTGGCGAATACGTAGTATATGGGATCCAGCCCAATGGTGATTTGCTCTGGTATCGGCATCATGCCGCCGCGTCCGGTGGCGACGTTACCACATGGACCGGCCAAATCAAGGTCGGAAATGGCTGGGCACATTTTGCCAAGGTCTTTTCTGGAGGGGATGGAATTATTTATGCGGTCCGTGAGGATGGAGTACTCCTTCGCTACCATCATCGTGGCTACCTGACCGGCTCACTTGACTGGGCCCCCTACGAACAGATCGGAACGGGCTGGAATGGATTCCAGGAGGTCGTGGCTGCAGCGAATGGCGTTTTTTATGCCTTTACACGAGACGGCAGGGTCCTATGGTACCGATACGGTGAGCGGAAAATTCCTACCGCGGGGGGAGCAGGCGCGGGAACCTCGGCAGGAACGGGAGGGCCAACCGCATGGTCGGTTGTCACTGTCTGGGAAGGTCCAGTAGAAATTAAACGTAACCTGCCTGCTTTCCGGAAAGTGTTCACGCTGATGGATGCTCCGTATCAAGGACCCAGATGA
- a CDS encoding PAS domain S-box protein — translation MNNNQKNGNINGLFREAETEFIRLIWNNTPDQMCLSKMVFDDHGDPINYLVLDVNPAFEKAFGLKRDQVINKHITELFPYAYLKWIEICGEALRSGESFKSVQHISTDCLWYEVQIFPLGVGELFITIAQDISARKKLENALSCRAEELENKEKEYLEIIDSFAEGTYIHDIEKGETYYSREWKKRLGMEHLSPKQVAESFAELIHPDDLDIALRAYKEACSSQRPKVRMEIRLKTDKGYIWVLGQAKIFYDAAGRPVKYIGTHSDITERKQAEGEREWLFSETEKQRSHLLSIMKQLPVGVAVFDKGGKPLLKNELMDLYMPRIIPSKDLRGIKQWCALDPEGNEIPPDQWPGARALRGDTVVPGIEFTYTEKDGQEHWITVSAAPLLSKEGGIIGGTSVAKDITERKRHEQQQTLLLKISNELAKLDQIPETMDRLSEMIAAYFGVTWCTFSELIIDPEYLAASYGWNAEGAISLKGNYRMRDFLTDEQLAMHNAGEFSIVRNTQTDPRVSAESCGKLGIMSFIMVPISVDGQWRFLLSIIDNKPREWRDNEAALLWEIANRIWIRLEHARAEVALRKSDVRKTFLLKLSDALRPLSDALEIQETAMQIIGEHLEVDRVMYYEITDDGKTFHIEDNYVRNGFPKVTGDFPVSSFGKAMDVLRRGEILVIEDQTTTPLKNASEREACTSLQVYASATVPLIKNGRWVANFGVLQGSRRKWAEDEIAILQDTAERTWDAVVRAKAEGEVRKARELLEVRVEERTKELAGERQRLLNVLETLPVSICLLTPDYHIPFANRTFRERFGDPKNRICYEFLHGLNQPCASCQSLRPLETGQPHNWLSQTPDGSIWDVYNFPFIDTDGSTLILQMSLDITEQRKTEAEMARLDRLNLIGDMAAGIGHEIRNPMTAVRGFLQILGERQEYQNDREYFDLMIEELNRANQIISEYLGLARNRVVNLQPRSIDKGIESLYPIIQSEANLREMGVVLDLGNPPEVLLDKNEMRQLIINMCRNAMEAMSSHGTLTIGTRQQGNEVILYIKDEGSGLSPEIMDKMGTPFLTTKEHGTGLGLAVCYSIAARHHARIDFETGPSGTTFYVRFPIYVEKGSTEIEKNVLGGSLIKII, via the coding sequence ATGAACAATAACCAAAAGAATGGTAACATCAACGGCCTTTTTCGAGAAGCAGAAACAGAATTCATTAGGCTAATCTGGAACAACACCCCGGATCAAATGTGCTTGTCAAAAATGGTTTTTGACGATCATGGTGACCCAATCAACTATCTTGTCTTGGATGTAAATCCGGCTTTTGAAAAAGCATTTGGGCTTAAAAGGGATCAGGTTATCAATAAGCATATTACGGAACTATTTCCTTATGCCTATCTTAAATGGATCGAAATATGCGGGGAAGCTCTGCGCTCAGGCGAGAGCTTTAAATCTGTCCAGCATATCTCTACAGACTGCCTATGGTACGAGGTTCAAATATTTCCCCTGGGTGTGGGAGAGCTGTTTATTACCATCGCCCAGGATATCTCGGCACGCAAGAAATTGGAGAATGCCCTGAGCTGCCGCGCTGAGGAATTGGAGAACAAGGAGAAAGAATATCTCGAGATCATAGACAGCTTTGCAGAAGGTACATATATTCACGACATTGAAAAAGGTGAAACATACTATTCAAGGGAATGGAAAAAGAGACTGGGCATGGAGCATTTGTCCCCGAAGCAGGTAGCGGAATCATTCGCGGAACTGATTCATCCTGATGATTTGGACATAGCTCTAAGGGCATATAAAGAAGCGTGCAGCAGCCAAAGGCCTAAGGTCAGGATGGAGATTCGGCTGAAGACGGACAAGGGCTATATTTGGGTATTGGGGCAAGCTAAAATATTTTATGATGCAGCAGGCAGACCGGTAAAATATATTGGAACACATTCAGACATCACCGAGCGCAAACAGGCCGAGGGAGAAAGGGAATGGCTTTTTTCAGAGACGGAAAAACAGCGGAGTCATCTTCTATCTATAATGAAGCAACTGCCTGTCGGGGTGGCGGTTTTTGATAAAGGCGGAAAGCCTTTGCTTAAAAATGAATTAATGGATTTATACATGCCCCGGATAATCCCTTCGAAGGACCTGCGGGGAATAAAACAATGGTGTGCCCTTGATCCGGAAGGTAATGAGATTCCGCCTGACCAGTGGCCTGGGGCCAGGGCTTTGAGGGGCGATACTGTGGTTCCCGGAATAGAATTTACCTACACAGAAAAAGATGGACAGGAGCACTGGATAACGGTTTCAGCAGCACCGTTGCTTTCAAAGGAGGGCGGGATAATCGGCGGAACCTCGGTAGCAAAAGATATCACCGAACGCAAACGCCATGAACAACAGCAGACATTGCTTTTAAAAATTTCGAATGAGCTTGCCAAGCTTGATCAGATACCGGAAACGATGGACCGCCTCAGCGAAATGATCGCAGCATATTTCGGGGTGACCTGGTGCACGTTTTCCGAACTTATCATAGACCCCGAATACCTTGCAGCCTCTTACGGCTGGAATGCAGAAGGTGCTATTTCGTTGAAAGGTAATTACCGGATGCGGGATTTCCTCACGGATGAGCAGTTAGCGATGCATAACGCCGGAGAATTCAGCATCGTCCGCAATACGCAGACGGATCCGCGGGTAAGCGCCGAATCCTGTGGCAAACTGGGAATTATGTCCTTCATCATGGTTCCAATAAGCGTCGACGGGCAGTGGCGCTTCCTGTTAAGCATCATAGACAACAAACCTCGTGAGTGGCGTGACAACGAAGCTGCCCTGTTGTGGGAAATTGCTAACCGTATATGGATACGCCTGGAACACGCCCGTGCCGAAGTAGCGCTGCGGAAGAGCGATGTACGAAAGACGTTCCTGCTGAAGCTGTCTGACGCACTGCGGCCGCTGTCTGACGCCTTAGAAATCCAAGAAACGGCAATGCAAATTATTGGTGAGCATTTGGAAGTTGACCGTGTTATGTACTACGAAATTACCGACGACGGCAAAACATTCCATATCGAAGATAACTATGTGCGTAATGGCTTCCCGAAAGTTACGGGTGATTTTCCGGTAAGCAGCTTCGGGAAGGCTATGGACGTTTTGCGTCGGGGAGAGATCCTCGTAATCGAGGATCAGACTACGACACCGCTGAAGAATGCTTCTGAAAGAGAAGCATGTACCTCGCTTCAAGTTTATGCCAGTGCAACCGTTCCCTTAATAAAAAATGGCCGCTGGGTTGCCAATTTTGGCGTACTGCAAGGCAGTCGGCGCAAGTGGGCCGAAGATGAAATCGCTATTTTGCAGGATACCGCGGAGCGAACCTGGGACGCGGTAGTGCGGGCGAAGGCCGAAGGAGAGGTGAGGAAAGCCCGTGAGCTACTGGAGGTTCGGGTAGAGGAGCGAACTAAAGAACTCGCTGGGGAAAGGCAAAGATTGTTAAATGTACTGGAAACCCTGCCGGTCAGCATTTGCCTCCTCACTCCTGATTACCATATTCCCTTTGCTAATCGTACTTTTCGGGAAAGGTTTGGTGATCCCAAGAACCGTATTTGTTATGAATTTCTTCATGGCCTCAATCAGCCCTGTGCGTCTTGCCAGTCTTTACGCCCCCTTGAAACCGGGCAACCTCATAATTGGCTGTCTCAAACACCGGATGGAAGTATCTGGGATGTCTATAACTTTCCTTTTATCGACACAGATGGATCAACACTGATCTTGCAGATGTCCTTGGATATCACTGAACAAAGAAAAACGGAGGCGGAGATGGCTCGTCTTGACCGTCTCAACCTAATTGGGGATATGGCGGCCGGCATCGGACACGAAATCAGAAATCCCATGACAGCCGTCAGAGGATTCCTGCAAATTCTGGGAGAAAGGCAGGAATACCAAAATGACCGGGAATATTTTGACCTTATGATCGAGGAATTGAACCGAGCCAATCAGATCATTTCTGAATACCTGGGATTGGCAAGGAACAGAGTGGTCAACTTGCAGCCCCGGTCTATTGATAAGGGAATAGAATCATTATACCCGATCATCCAATCGGAAGCTAATTTAAGAGAAATGGGAGTCGTGCTGGATTTGGGTAATCCGCCTGAGGTCCTGTTAGATAAAAATGAGATGCGGCAGCTGATAATAAACATGTGCCGTAACGCCATGGAGGCCATGTCATCCCATGGCACTCTGACGATTGGCACCAGGCAGCAGGGCAATGAAGTAATCCTGTATATAAAAGATGAAGGCTCAGGATTATCTCCCGAAATTATGGACAAAATGGGCACCCCATTTCTTACCACCAAAGAGCATGGAACGGGCCTGGGCCTGGCAGTATGTTACAGTATTGCCGCCCGTCACCACGCCAGGATAGACTTCGAGACCGGGCCATCCGGAACGACATTTTATGTGCGGTTTCCTATTTATGTTGAAAAAGGATCAACCGAAATAGAAAAAAATGTCTTGGGGGGATCCCTAATCAAAATAATCTAA